The proteins below come from a single Argentina anserina chromosome 1, drPotAnse1.1, whole genome shotgun sequence genomic window:
- the LOC126796273 gene encoding protein LURP-one-related 6 isoform X2: MAAKTNMMPVISKMYCSSAQGVFVVRRRPHAVNGGGFVVTDCSQKVAFRVDGCGILGKKDELILRDGHGEALLLIRRKGSMVEALSIYRKWKGYALDYEGSQELVFSLKEPNSCLARTQAIRISTKRTKNKDWDFEIKGYFPDKACSIVDSKGNIVSQIGVKELEELMGSRDLYHVVVTPGIDQAFVFGVIAVLDYIYGESTRC; this comes from the exons ATGGCAGCAAAAACCAACATGATGCCTGTAATCAGCAAGATGTATTGTTCTTCTGCACAGGGTGTGTTTGTAGTTCGGAGGAGACCCCATGCAGTGAATGGAGGTGGTTTTGTAGTCACAGATTGTAGTCAGAAGGTTGCTTTCAGGGTTGATGGATGTGGAATTCTGGGGAAAAAAGATGAGCTGATTCTGAGAGATGGCCATGGAGAAGCGTTGCTTCTCATTCGACGAAAG GGATCGATGGTTGAGGCGCTAAGCATTTACAGGAAATGGAAGGGGTATGCTTTAGACTATGAAGGATCACAGGAGTTGGTTTTCAGTTTAAAAGAGCCAAACTCATGTCTGGCAAGGACTCAAGCAATCAGAATCTCGACTAAGAGAACGAAAAACAAAGACTGGGACTTCGAGATAAAGGGTTATTTTCCTGATAAGGCTTGTAGCATTGTTGACTCTAAAGGAAACATAGTGTCGCAG ATAGGAGTGAAGGAGTTGGAGGAGCTAATGGGAAGTAGAGATCTGTATCATGTTGTGGTAACACCAGGCATAGATCAAGCTTTTGTATTCGGAGTCATTGCCGTTCTCGATTACATATATGGTGAATCCACCAGGTGCTAA
- the LOC126796273 gene encoding protein LURP-one-related 6 isoform X1, giving the protein MAAKTNMMPVISKMYCSSAQGVFVVRRRPHAVNGGGFVVTDCSQKVAFRVDGCGILGKKDELILRDGHGEALLLIRRKVRLHMIDKHIVFPAAYEHIIQATVHMHTWNILDRFQENISFIFNQGSMVEALSIYRKWKGYALDYEGSQELVFSLKEPNSCLARTQAIRISTKRTKNKDWDFEIKGYFPDKACSIVDSKGNIVSQIGVKELEELMGSRDLYHVVVTPGIDQAFVFGVIAVLDYIYGESTRC; this is encoded by the exons ATGGCAGCAAAAACCAACATGATGCCTGTAATCAGCAAGATGTATTGTTCTTCTGCACAGGGTGTGTTTGTAGTTCGGAGGAGACCCCATGCAGTGAATGGAGGTGGTTTTGTAGTCACAGATTGTAGTCAGAAGGTTGCTTTCAGGGTTGATGGATGTGGAATTCTGGGGAAAAAAGATGAGCTGATTCTGAGAGATGGCCATGGAGAAGCGTTGCTTCTCATTCGACGAAAGGTACGCTTACATATGATAGATAAGCACATAGTGTTCCCTGCTGCATATGAGCATATCATACAGGCTACTGTGCATATGCATACTTGGAACATTCTAGATCGATTTCAAGAAAATatctctttcattttcaatCAGGGATCGATGGTTGAGGCGCTAAGCATTTACAGGAAATGGAAGGGGTATGCTTTAGACTATGAAGGATCACAGGAGTTGGTTTTCAGTTTAAAAGAGCCAAACTCATGTCTGGCAAGGACTCAAGCAATCAGAATCTCGACTAAGAGAACGAAAAACAAAGACTGGGACTTCGAGATAAAGGGTTATTTTCCTGATAAGGCTTGTAGCATTGTTGACTCTAAAGGAAACATAGTGTCGCAG ATAGGAGTGAAGGAGTTGGAGGAGCTAATGGGAAGTAGAGATCTGTATCATGTTGTGGTAACACCAGGCATAGATCAAGCTTTTGTATTCGGAGTCATTGCCGTTCTCGATTACATATATGGTGAATCCACCAGGTGCTAA